The proteins below come from a single Candidatus Eremiobacteraceae bacterium genomic window:
- a CDS encoding glycosyltransferase family 9 protein translates to MPLSVVTTPYAAPILQDRPDVRDVIADDGSMSAGDLSAALASRSFTHAVVFWSTARIASALRRARIPIRVGQARRLYSWSYTKRVTVRSENGDVTSHWTDVQMDYARALGATPDLGDFTIDIRPRPADAARADAVLSAASIAAPFAVLHAARGLDLDRVAWPTERFAALGDAIAGEFDFSIVLTGSAADEPTISRISATMRAQHALVAGKTDLMALAALLGRAALVVALDSGPMHIAAALGTPTVGIFALRTDLPDRWAPLGPRVAIVRPSYPCPPWHRKENCPDFACYAALSPAAVVEAARAIVPKASSAASAGSARA, encoded by the coding sequence GTGCCGCTATCGGTCGTCACGACGCCGTACGCAGCGCCGATACTCCAGGACCGGCCCGACGTGCGCGACGTCATCGCGGACGACGGATCTATGAGCGCCGGCGATCTCAGCGCCGCGCTCGCATCGCGATCCTTCACTCATGCGGTCGTTTTCTGGTCGACCGCGCGCATCGCAAGCGCCCTGCGGCGAGCGCGTATCCCGATACGCGTCGGACAGGCTCGGCGTCTCTATTCGTGGTCCTACACGAAACGGGTCACGGTGAGAAGCGAAAACGGCGATGTGACGAGCCACTGGACGGACGTCCAAATGGACTACGCTCGCGCGCTGGGAGCGACGCCGGACCTCGGCGATTTCACGATCGATATCCGACCGCGCCCGGCCGATGCGGCACGCGCCGACGCGGTCCTCTCCGCCGCTTCGATCGCCGCACCGTTCGCCGTCCTGCACGCCGCCCGCGGACTCGATCTCGACCGCGTCGCGTGGCCGACCGAGCGATTCGCGGCGCTCGGCGACGCGATCGCGGGCGAATTCGATTTTTCGATCGTCCTCACGGGCAGCGCGGCTGACGAACCGACGATCTCGCGGATCTCGGCGACGATGCGCGCCCAGCACGCGCTCGTCGCAGGAAAGACCGACCTGATGGCGCTCGCCGCGTTGCTCGGACGCGCGGCTCTCGTCGTCGCGCTCGATTCCGGGCCGATGCATATCGCCGCCGCGCTCGGCACGCCGACGGTAGGCATTTTCGCGCTGCGGACGGATCTGCCGGATCGATGGGCGCCGCTCGGCCCGCGCGTCGCGATCGTGCGGCCGTCGTATCCATGCCCGCCGTGGCACCGCAAAGAGAACTGTCCTGACTTCGCGTGCTACGCGGCGCTGTCGCCGGCCGCCGTCGTCGAAGCAGCTCGCGCTATCGTTCCGAAAGCGTCGAGTGCGGCGAGCGCGGGGTCGGCACGCGCATGA
- a CDS encoding glycosyltransferase family 9 protein codes for MPDGHRFLLIRLDGIGDALVCVPALEALRTTFPGATFGAVCSPRNAALFSRERVARVHVLGRDDDASERRRLAAELREQGYTDALVATEEPIGYTLGSMSRAHKRAGFWHRLEKPFKSVWQFAHLTDAVYRPAAWVEQPEHEVNAIHRLAQRLGAAAAPSIDPAELRRWLDVETGASTPTAGALALQVARKWFERGWDARALARMTVAALDASPFQRCVLLAGPDDAGSVRAVMEAIPAQRRDAGTITAAETATLRRWLGAIGSAGALLTPDTGAAHAAGMLGVPVVDVFGPVRFPQLSRQWRPWAATARCLVQPENATATAAQEFGVIVGSALADLVAPRGVVS; via the coding sequence ATGCCTGACGGGCACCGCTTCCTTCTCATCCGGCTCGACGGCATCGGCGACGCGCTCGTCTGCGTGCCCGCGCTCGAAGCGCTGCGCACCACGTTTCCCGGGGCGACGTTCGGCGCGGTCTGCTCGCCGCGCAACGCCGCGCTGTTCTCGCGCGAACGAGTCGCTCGCGTCCACGTCCTCGGACGAGACGATGATGCATCCGAGCGCCGACGATTGGCTGCCGAACTGCGCGAACAGGGCTACACCGACGCGCTCGTCGCGACGGAAGAGCCTATAGGATATACTCTCGGTTCGATGTCTCGCGCCCACAAACGCGCCGGCTTTTGGCATCGCCTTGAGAAGCCGTTCAAGTCGGTCTGGCAATTCGCGCACTTGACGGATGCCGTCTATCGGCCGGCGGCGTGGGTCGAGCAACCTGAGCACGAGGTGAACGCGATCCATCGACTCGCGCAGCGACTCGGCGCCGCCGCCGCGCCATCTATAGATCCGGCAGAGCTGCGGCGGTGGCTCGACGTCGAGACCGGCGCATCGACGCCCACAGCCGGAGCGCTCGCCTTACAAGTCGCGCGCAAGTGGTTCGAACGGGGATGGGATGCGCGCGCTCTCGCCCGCATGACGGTCGCCGCGCTCGATGCATCGCCGTTTCAGCGCTGCGTGCTGCTCGCCGGACCCGATGACGCGGGGTCCGTACGCGCGGTTATGGAAGCCATTCCCGCGCAAAGACGCGACGCCGGCACGATCACTGCGGCCGAGACGGCGACGCTGCGCCGGTGGTTGGGGGCGATCGGCTCGGCCGGCGCATTGCTCACGCCGGATACGGGCGCCGCTCACGCCGCAGGCATGCTCGGAGTTCCCGTGGTCGATGTCTTCGGACCGGTCCGGTTTCCGCAACTCTCGCGGCAGTGGCGTCCGTGGGCCGCGACCGCACGCTGCCTCGTGCAGCCGGAGAACGCGACGGCGACCGCAGCGCAAGAGTTCGGCGTCATCGTCGGCAGCGCGCTCGCCGATCTCGTCGCGCCTCGTGGGGTCGTGTCCTGA
- a CDS encoding glycosyltransferase, whose amino-acid sequence MSDASVVIATRNRAGLLRGCLERLRAQSAAGRFDVVVVDNGSTDETPAVIAAAANAGLAIHRIHVAEPNRGKARNAGIASASGAVILFCDDDTLPPRGWVEAHLAARAADPKSVVSGPIVNVESDADLPPPSAKNFSRAFFCTCNVSVARAELDAVGGFDERYDLYGWEDTDLGVRLKERSARRVWSWEAHIYHVKPAAAQPLDARIALATEKGTMAARFVRKSPTLPVRLATGAYAINFARAALLEAPPLRRWYARLAADPNSARSPLGRFAAEALVDAAYLDAMRIALRRDA is encoded by the coding sequence ATGTCCGACGCCTCGGTCGTCATCGCCACGCGAAATCGCGCGGGCCTGCTCCGCGGGTGCCTAGAACGTCTGAGGGCTCAATCCGCCGCAGGCCGTTTCGACGTCGTCGTCGTCGACAACGGATCGACGGACGAAACGCCGGCCGTCATCGCGGCCGCCGCGAACGCCGGCTTGGCGATCCACCGGATCCACGTCGCCGAACCGAATCGCGGCAAGGCTCGCAATGCGGGCATCGCGTCGGCGAGCGGTGCGGTGATCTTGTTCTGCGACGACGACACGCTGCCGCCGCGCGGCTGGGTCGAGGCACATCTGGCGGCGCGCGCCGCAGACCCGAAAAGCGTCGTATCGGGCCCGATCGTCAACGTCGAAAGCGACGCCGATCTCCCGCCGCCATCGGCGAAGAACTTCTCGCGTGCGTTTTTCTGCACGTGCAACGTCAGCGTCGCGCGCGCCGAACTCGACGCGGTCGGCGGTTTCGACGAGCGCTATGACCTGTACGGCTGGGAGGACACCGATCTCGGCGTGCGCCTCAAAGAGCGTAGCGCGCGGCGCGTCTGGTCGTGGGAGGCCCACATCTACCACGTGAAACCCGCTGCAGCGCAACCGCTCGACGCGCGCATCGCGCTCGCGACCGAGAAGGGAACGATGGCTGCGCGCTTCGTCCGTAAGTCGCCGACGCTGCCCGTGCGCCTTGCGACGGGCGCCTATGCGATCAATTTCGCGCGCGCGGCGCTTCTCGAGGCACCGCCGCTTCGCCGCTGGTACGCGCGCCTTGCAGCAGATCCGAACTCCGCTCGCTCGCCGCTCGGGCGCTTCGCGGCCGAAGCGCTCGTCGACGCGGCATATCTCGACGCGATGCGGATCGCGCTTCGCCGCGATGCCTGA
- a CDS encoding adenylyltransferase/cytidyltransferase family protein, with protein MRAADKVLTREALAEAVAQRRATHSPVVFTNGVFDLLHIGHVRYLEFARGLGKMLVVGVNSDESVRSLGKEKGRPIVPAAERAEVVAALASVDFVCIFDEQRPDATIRALRPDIHVKSTQYKLEDLPEAGAVAEVGAKIVLAPHLPASSTTDIVRRIREGASP; from the coding sequence GTGCGCGCGGCTGATAAAGTGTTGACGCGCGAGGCGCTCGCGGAAGCCGTCGCGCAGCGGCGTGCGACGCACAGCCCTGTGGTCTTCACCAACGGCGTGTTCGACCTGCTTCATATCGGGCACGTGCGCTATCTCGAGTTCGCGCGCGGCCTCGGCAAGATGCTCGTCGTGGGCGTCAACTCCGACGAATCGGTCCGCTCGCTCGGCAAGGAAAAGGGAAGGCCGATAGTACCGGCTGCGGAGCGTGCGGAAGTCGTCGCGGCGCTCGCGAGCGTCGACTTCGTGTGCATCTTCGACGAGCAGCGGCCCGATGCGACGATACGCGCGCTTCGTCCGGACATTCACGTCAAGAGCACGCAATACAAACTTGAAGATCTGCCCGAAGCAGGTGCGGTCGCCGAAGTCGGCGCCAAGATCGTGCTCGCACCGCATCTGCCCGCGTCGTCGACGACCGATATCGTGCGACGGATCCGCGAGGGCGCATCTCCGTGA
- a CDS encoding PfkB family carbohydrate kinase translates to MDRSLNARDRWVSDLLARMRGRRIAVVGDLMLDEWLWGRVSRISPEAPVPVVEVDDHSYTLGGAGNVANNLAALGAKVRTIGIVGDDEAGERVLDMLARLHADTSGVQRVARRPTTQKTRIVAHHQQVVRADRESTAPVNGALAGRLRNSLLELDGDVDGIIISDYGKGLIGLPVTQALRSFSHRPVIAGDPKPQNLDAFASIDCIAPNAVEAAAAAGLTIASDRDLSRAAAALIKRTGCKYVLITRGEHGMTLFSKSARAFTVPAVARQVYDVSGAGDTVISTLTLALAVGAPIERAVSLATLAAGVVVEKLGTATATPAEIVRFAEHEGVAKPVAFPPAQKRRPAKATARRARG, encoded by the coding sequence TTGGATCGAAGCCTGAACGCTCGCGACCGCTGGGTATCCGATCTTCTCGCACGGATGCGCGGCCGGCGCATAGCCGTCGTCGGCGATCTCATGCTCGACGAGTGGCTGTGGGGTCGCGTATCGCGCATCTCTCCGGAGGCTCCTGTACCGGTCGTCGAGGTCGACGACCACTCGTATACGCTCGGCGGCGCGGGAAACGTCGCGAACAATCTCGCCGCACTTGGCGCGAAGGTACGTACCATCGGCATCGTCGGTGACGATGAAGCCGGCGAGCGCGTCTTGGACATGCTTGCGCGCTTGCACGCCGATACGAGCGGCGTACAGCGGGTCGCGCGGCGTCCGACGACCCAGAAGACGCGCATCGTCGCGCACCACCAGCAGGTCGTCCGTGCCGATCGCGAGTCGACGGCACCCGTAAACGGCGCGCTTGCAGGGCGCCTGCGCAATTCGTTGCTCGAGCTCGACGGCGATGTCGACGGCATAATCATCTCGGACTACGGCAAGGGTCTCATCGGCTTGCCCGTCACCCAAGCCCTGCGCTCGTTCTCTCACCGTCCGGTCATCGCGGGCGACCCGAAGCCGCAGAACCTCGATGCGTTTGCTTCCATAGATTGCATCGCGCCGAACGCCGTCGAGGCCGCCGCCGCGGCCGGCCTGACGATCGCGTCCGATCGCGATCTCTCGCGCGCGGCCGCTGCGCTCATCAAACGGACCGGTTGCAAATACGTCCTCATCACCCGAGGTGAGCACGGCATGACGCTGTTCTCGAAGTCCGCGCGCGCGTTCACCGTGCCGGCGGTAGCGAGGCAAGTCTACGACGTAAGCGGTGCCGGCGACACCGTCATCTCGACCCTAACGCTCGCGCTCGCCGTCGGAGCGCCCATCGAACGAGCGGTCTCGCTCGCGACCCTCGCTGCCGGCGTCGTCGTGGAGAAGCTCGGCACGGCGACAGCGACGCCCGCGGAGATCGTCCGCTTCGCAGAACACGAAGGCGTCGCGAAGCCGGTGGCGTTCCCGCCGGCGCAAAAACGGCGGCCAGCCAAAGCGACGGCGCGACGTGCGCGCGGCTGA
- the accB gene encoding acetyl-CoA carboxylase biotin carboxyl carrier protein, giving the protein MELDAKVLRAIVDVMQRFGLDRVRIRRNGVDVDARMSARSAPLAAQPAPAASKTRAAARAPEAPANVRKVLAPLVGVFYRSPAPGVKPFVAVGDAVTGGQVLCILEAMKLMNEIVSEFDGTIAKICVEDGALVSLGQELFWIEA; this is encoded by the coding sequence ATGGAGCTCGACGCGAAAGTCTTGCGAGCGATCGTCGACGTCATGCAGCGATTCGGACTCGACCGCGTCCGCATCCGGCGCAACGGCGTCGATGTCGACGCGCGGATGTCCGCGCGCAGCGCACCGCTCGCCGCGCAACCGGCGCCTGCCGCGTCGAAGACGCGTGCTGCAGCGCGCGCGCCGGAAGCGCCGGCGAACGTCCGCAAAGTTCTCGCGCCGCTCGTCGGCGTGTTCTATCGCTCGCCCGCGCCGGGAGTGAAACCGTTCGTCGCGGTCGGCGACGCGGTGACCGGAGGGCAGGTCCTCTGCATCCTGGAAGCCATGAAATTGATGAACGAGATCGTCAGCGAGTTCGACGGCACGATCGCGAAGATCTGCGTCGAAGATGGTGCGCTCGTCTCGCTCGGCCAGGAACTCTTTTGGATCGAAGCCTGA